The following are encoded together in the Iodobacter fluviatilis genome:
- the phbB gene encoding acetoacetyl-CoA reductase, with protein sequence MKKIALVTGGMGGIGSAICKALADSGFNVVATYSKAGRELQWLADMKESGYLFSAYECDVTDFDACVRMAEKVNEEIGPVDVLVNNAGITRDATFKRMGQLDWESVISTNLNSLFNVSKQFLDAMVERNWGRVINISSINGQKGQFGQTNYSAAKAGVHGFSMALAQEVAKKGVTVNTISPGYIATDMVMAVPEDVRNKIIAGIPVNRLGTPEEIAGLVSYLASDLSGFMTGANIAINGGQHTC encoded by the coding sequence ATGAAAAAAATAGCACTCGTCACCGGTGGCATGGGTGGTATCGGTTCTGCAATTTGCAAAGCATTGGCTGATAGCGGCTTTAACGTTGTAGCCACTTACTCTAAGGCGGGTAGAGAATTGCAATGGCTGGCAGATATGAAAGAATCTGGCTACCTTTTTAGCGCATATGAGTGTGACGTCACTGATTTTGATGCTTGCGTTCGTATGGCAGAAAAAGTTAACGAAGAGATCGGCCCAGTTGATGTTCTAGTCAATAACGCGGGTATTACCCGTGACGCCACTTTTAAACGCATGGGCCAGCTAGATTGGGAAAGCGTCATTAGCACCAATCTTAACTCGCTATTTAATGTATCTAAGCAATTCTTAGATGCCATGGTTGAGCGCAACTGGGGCCGTGTTATTAATATCTCGTCGATTAATGGTCAAAAAGGCCAATTTGGTCAAACCAATTACTCGGCAGCAAAAGCAGGCGTACACGGCTTTAGCATGGCTTTGGCGCAAGAAGTTGCAAAAAAAGGCGTAACAGTTAATACAATTTCACCTGGCTATATCGCCACCGATATGGTGATGGCCGTACCAGAAGACGTGCGCAATAAAATCATTGCGGGCATCCCTGTGAACCGCTTAGGCACGCCAGAAGAAATCGCAGGCTTAGTCAGCTACCTTGCTTCTGATTTATCTGGCTTTATGACTGGCGCAAATATCGCCATCAATGGTGGTCAGCATACCTGCTGA